The genomic segment GTATGCAGATACAGCGATCTGGTAAGCTTCTTGCGAATGACCACGGCGATAGCTTTCCAGACTCTCACGAAGCTTTTCGGCACTGAATTGGATCGGACTCACTTTACTATTTTCGCTAACGGCTGCTGGATTTTCCCGTAGGTAGGTAAGTATATTAAAATTGTTTTCGTTCTGCGGTTGTATCAATTCACTTGGCGTTACCATGACAACGCTTTTAAGATTAATGAATTTATCTCTACCTATCCCCTGACTCCACAAAGCTTTCCCTTTGCTTCGTTGGGTATCACTAGCAGAAAATTGACTCACATAAAATGCCAATGCCCAACGCTGTTCATCGCTCAGTGATTTAAACGAGGGCATTGCCGTCCCAGCAACACCAAGACTGATGGTATTATAAAACCCAAAAATACTATGCTGATTCTGTCGCTCCGCATCATGAAAATCGAATGGTTTCGGTTGCAAATTTTTAGAAAGTGGCCCATCACCTTTTCCTTGAACGCCATGACATGAAATACAATTCTGCTGGAAAAGCGTTTTACCAATATTTATATCTGGTACGCTTTTTGGGCTAGTCATCACAGCAAAATTCCTAATGATTGCGGATTATACCTCCGATGCAACGTCAGCTACCTTATCGCCACTATCCTTGCTATCAACCAATTCTTTTAAAGCTCCGACTTGGCTCTGAACAACATTTTTTTCCGGAAAATTGGGCAACTTTGCAACTGACTGTATCATTTGTCCGGAAAATTCAATTTGTTCCGCGTATTCCGCCTCATTTACAATCTTTTTCTCTTCTACTATTTTCTTGTAATCAACGCCGATATAGTCAAGCATGTGCACAATGCTTTGCGCCAGATCATCTGCTCGGGCAGCATTGCTTGATAACATACAGACCATCAAAAAAAATACTCTAAATAAATTTCTTGCTCTCATAACTAACCACACTAAATTATAAATGATAATGATTCTCATTATATAGTATGATTCACGTAGTTTGTCAAACAAGCTTACATGTGTCCTAAAAATTATTTACGCATCTCAAAATCAAGTATAAATCTTTCAAATAAATCGTAAATGGCGATTTTAAACATATTACTCAATGAGCGATGCCGGCATTAAGCGACGGTTTAGGTTGATTAAGCAGACTCTCGCCAGTATTCAGCGAAGGACCGTTCATGGCACGTCAGAGACTGACAATACTCATTCGAATCATTACTGGCAGGAAAAAAGGCCCGGTGTAAAACCAGGCCTTTTAACTTTTTCATTTCAGTCTCAGACAGACTTCATTGTTTTTTTATCAGTAGTATCTATGGCAACTGGACAGCAGATTATGTACAGTTGTGCTTTTTTGCAATGAAGCTCGTTATGAAAACCAAGATTTTCCGGCGCTCGTTCATGTTTATAAATTAAAATATGCTATGACAACCACCATACTTTCACCACATTTTAGTACTCCCGATCAACTTATCGATAGCCTGCAAATGAAGGGCTATGTGGTGGTGAGCCCTTCGGTTGTTTCTGAACTGCTGCAATGTGAATTAGCTGAACTGGAAAGAATTAAACCTGACTGGGATTGCCTGCCGATTGATCATTATCTCAAAGATGGTGGCCGTTATCGGCGCCGCAGACATTCCTGTTTTGTGGTGGAGGGGGAGGAAGTAAAACAGACTCCACACCGAGCTCACTGGCAACCGCTGGAATACAACGCATTACATGGTGGTATGAAACGTATGTTTGAACCCATATCGCCTGCCACGTGTAATCAGTTGGTATGGTCGAAACTGCTTCAGGCCATTGGTAACATTTGTTCAAAAATAAAAGGAAAACAGCCTTGGTTTGTAGAAGCGCATCAGTTCCGCATTGATACCACCGATGGTATAGGCCGGCCCACTCCTGAAGGTGCTCACCGAGATGGAGTGGACTTTGTAGCCATCTTGCTCGTTGGGCGCGTGAATGTAAAAGGAGGTGAGAGTCGGATATTTGAGGCGACCAGTTCGAACGGGCTGCGTTTCACCTTAACCAAACCCTGGACGTTACTCTTGCTCGACGACGAGCGCATTGTTCACGAAACTACACCCATTCAGCCTTTGGCAGAAGGTGGGCATAGAGATACTTTGGTGCTTACTTACCGGGCGAACGGTTTTCAGGAATAGTCGTTCGGAAGGTAACACTTATGCAGTGGTCAATTTAATCGGCAAAAATAAGCTAAAGCATGAATTCTATCGCACCTGATCAAACTTCTCGCGCAGATCCTTCAAAACACTGGTTTCGCCACTCACTTTGAAGTAAGCGCCTTCTTCATCTGCACGTTCCTCCAATACTTTACAGTTTGCGTAGATTTCACTGCGAAGTTGCTGCGCCGACCAGGGAAGGAAAAGCTCGTCTTCGATGAGGTCTTGCTGGAAAAAATCAACGATCGCTTTGTGTAGCTTTGCGACATCGTCAGGGCGGCGTGCGCTCATCACGATACATGATGGATACTTCGCACTGAGTGCAGCTTCACATTCAGCTTGCGCTGCGGCGTCTCCGACATAGTCAATTTTGTTAAAGATGCGGATGCGCGGGAGGTCTTGTGCGCCAATCTCGTTTAGCACTTCGTTGGTTACTTCGATCTGGCGTTCAAAGCCCGGATCACTTGCATCGATGACGTGAAGTAAAAGTGATGCATCAAGCGCCTCGTCCAATGTTGATTTGAACGATGCGACGAGCCCGTGCGGCAGGTTTTTGATGAACCCGACCGTGTCGCTTACGAGAATGCGTGGCACACTCTCGGGATGAAGGGCGCGCACTGTGGTGTCGAGGGTTGCAAAGAGTTTATTGGCAACCAGTACTTCACTCCCTGTGAGCGCTCGCATCAATGTGGATTTGCCTGCGTTCGTGTAGCCGACGAGCGCCACAGAAGCGTTGCTCCGGCGCTCTTGCCGTCTGGCGCGCTGTGTCTGTCGTTCGGCGTCCATCGCAACAATCTCTAGCTGTAACTCAGCTATTCGGTCACGAATCTTGCGTCGATCCAGTTCAGTATGTGACTCACCAGCGCCTCGACCTCCTACGCCGCTACGTTGCCGGCCCTGCGGCCCCGCGAGTTTTGCCATCTCGCGCAGACGTGGCGCCATGTAGCCGAGGCGTGCGATCTCTACTTGAGCACGTGCGGCAGGCGATCGGGCGTTGCGATGAAAAATTTCAAGGATAACCATTGTGCGATCCATCACCTCGCAGCCAATTTCCTTTTCCAGATTTCGCGCTTGTGAAGGTGATATCTCGTGGTCGACCAAAATGGCTTCGATGGGCGCTGTGTCAGACTCATCAGCCTCAAGTTCGTCATTCACATACTGATGGATTTCCTGGCGTTTCCCGACCCCCAAGTAGGCTGTTGAGTCGAAGCCTGAGCGTTTTTGC from the Sulfurirhabdus autotrophica genome contains:
- a CDS encoding 2OG-Fe dioxygenase family protein; this encodes MTTTILSPHFSTPDQLIDSLQMKGYVVVSPSVVSELLQCELAELERIKPDWDCLPIDHYLKDGGRYRRRRHSCFVVEGEEVKQTPHRAHWQPLEYNALHGGMKRMFEPISPATCNQLVWSKLLQAIGNICSKIKGKQPWFVEAHQFRIDTTDGIGRPTPEGAHRDGVDFVAILLVGRVNVKGGESRIFEATSSNGLRFTLTKPWTLLLLDDERIVHETTPIQPLAEGGHRDTLVLTYRANGFQE
- the hflX gene encoding GTPase HflX, whose product is MRKEIQEKPKRAVVAAVQLPSVTDIEFEASVTELRELAKTLGFEVVHTFMQKRSGFDSTAYLGVGKRQEIHQYVNDELEADESDTAPIEAILVDHEISPSQARNLEKEIGCEVMDRTMVILEIFHRNARSPAARAQVEIARLGYMAPRLREMAKLAGPQGRQRSGVGGRGAGESHTELDRRKIRDRIAELQLEIVAMDAERQTQRARRQERRSNASVALVGYTNAGKSTLMRALTGSEVLVANKLFATLDTTVRALHPESVPRILVSDTVGFIKNLPHGLVASFKSTLDEALDASLLLHVIDASDPGFERQIEVTNEVLNEIGAQDLPRIRIFNKIDYVGDAAAQAECEAALSAKYPSCIVMSARRPDDVAKLHKAIVDFFQQDLIEDELFLPWSAQQLRSEIYANCKVLEERADEEGAYFKVSGETSVLKDLREKFDQVR